A stretch of the Clostridiales bacterium genome encodes the following:
- the ftsZ gene encoding cell division protein FtsZ gives MIEFQNEEQSNFASIKVVGCGGGGNNAVNRMMDAGLRGVEFIAVNTDRQALGQSNAQVKIQIGEKLTKGLGAGAHPDVGRRAAEESREEIASALKGADLVFITAGMGGGTGTGAAPIVAEVARDLGMLTIAVVTKPFNFEGKQRMKNAEAGIEELKTNVDTLVVIPNDRLLQVVSKQTSMIEAFRVADDVLRQGIQGISDLIAVPAMINLDFADVKTVMESGGMAHMGIGIGSGENKLVDAAKNAIASPLLETNIDGARAVLINITGGADISIVDINEAANLVMEAADPDANIIFGAGIDETMGDDVRITVIATGFEKTPFPTREPAKKPREIEHERLFGSFGTNFSRDTAASVAERDNGSSFLNRSTGEVPTFMSTSRPSMGVPGMVNTGSFQTGFSYQQTAPQDLQATRPYQPMGNNPTGGNAPVNPNPFQMNQPQNYQPLFNSNGQVTGQTGSFQPIPQSQAMTTDDHGVPGFLKRKK, from the coding sequence ATGATTGAATTCCAGAACGAAGAGCAGAGCAACTTTGCTTCCATCAAGGTCGTCGGATGCGGCGGCGGCGGAAACAACGCCGTGAACCGGATGATGGACGCCGGGCTGCGCGGCGTTGAATTTATCGCGGTGAATACCGACCGGCAGGCACTGGGCCAGTCCAATGCCCAGGTAAAAATCCAGATCGGCGAAAAGCTGACAAAGGGCCTTGGCGCCGGAGCCCATCCCGATGTGGGCCGCCGCGCAGCGGAAGAAAGCCGCGAGGAGATTGCCTCCGCGCTGAAGGGCGCTGACCTGGTGTTCATTACCGCCGGTATGGGTGGCGGCACCGGAACCGGCGCGGCTCCCATTGTGGCGGAAGTGGCCCGGGACCTCGGCATGCTGACGATTGCCGTGGTTACCAAGCCCTTCAACTTTGAAGGCAAACAGCGGATGAAAAATGCGGAAGCCGGCATTGAAGAGCTGAAGACGAATGTGGACACCCTGGTGGTGATTCCGAATGACCGGTTGCTGCAGGTGGTTAGCAAGCAGACCAGCATGATCGAGGCTTTCCGTGTTGCGGATGACGTGCTGCGGCAGGGCATCCAGGGCATCAGCGACCTGATTGCTGTGCCGGCAATGATCAACCTCGACTTCGCGGACGTGAAGACCGTGATGGAATCCGGCGGAATGGCCCATATGGGTATCGGTATCGGCAGCGGCGAGAACAAGCTGGTCGATGCCGCGAAGAACGCGATCGCATCCCCGCTGCTGGAGACCAACATCGACGGCGCACGCGCTGTGCTGATCAACATTACCGGCGGCGCCGATATCTCCATTGTGGATATCAACGAAGCGGCCAACCTGGTGATGGAAGCAGCCGATCCGGACGCAAACATCATCTTCGGTGCCGGCATCGACGAGACCATGGGCGACGACGTACGGATCACCGTGATCGCGACCGGCTTCGAAAAGACGCCTTTCCCGACCCGGGAGCCCGCGAAAAAGCCGCGTGAAATTGAGCATGAACGCCTGTTCGGATCCTTCGGGACCAACTTCAGCCGCGATACGGCCGCATCCGTAGCGGAACGGGATAACGGAAGCTCTTTCCTGAACCGGAGCACCGGAGAGGTGCCGACCTTCATGAGCACCAGCCGTCCCAGCATGGGCGTGCCCGGCATGGTGAACACCGGATCTTTCCAGACCGGGTTCAGCTACCAGCAGACCGCCCCGCAGGACCTCCAGGCAACGCGGCCCTACCAGCCCATGGGAAATAACCCCACCGGCGGCAACGCACCTGTGAATCCGAATCCGTTCCAGATGAACCAGCCGCAGAATTACCAGCCGCTGTTCAACAGCAACGGCCAGGTGACCGGCCAGACGGGCAGCTTCCAGCCAATTCCGCAGAGCCAGGCCATGACGACGGATGACCACGGCGTACCGGGATTCCTGAAGCGGAAAAAGTAA
- a CDS encoding VanW family protein, whose protein sequence is MSDYRSSQYPHYGVSQPGQVPVSPQGQPQPRSVPSGSMRGCMPSAGAPVPRPQAASYASYPGSIGPAPSAPSGPRSRVPSGNVSRKPAGFTKYRNILFIAAAVLVILLVVVFSGITRPASAPVRDAVRSTVELNYNVFCPGVYVDGLSLSGLTADEGWTAVRNRSLQQLNAWHVDLTYNGFTNTITAAAIGMEPDVSSALDAAWEIGHNYNGKRSDRELYDEIAAAAEEPRYFSTGHTSGNVSRIIDIVYTIKQSLDRSPQNAEMTGFYPDRENPFEYSDEIAGLNLDAQALVDRIADMAARLESGTLAIEPEQVAPEQTKNSISLLYTKRGEAVTQISSSSDAYRNDNIRLAFSRFNGYRLDPGAVFSFNGIVGERSTKNGFNPAEEYDQGEHVMGVGGGVCQASTTVYQAAVRAGLEVTDRSYHSDKVNYTDYGLDATVSWGSNRKVDLKFVNNTDSPVYIAARVEPGKNGKNSLQTHVIIYGRDLGGTSYEIKSEKTGELVASGGPKYIKDTEGKYATYTDEQVSVSDPKMGYEYMTYREEYRNGRLIERKELGRCTYPAQPEKIYVGVKKR, encoded by the coding sequence ATGTCCGATTATCGCAGCAGCCAGTACCCGCATTACGGTGTCAGCCAGCCGGGACAGGTTCCCGTTTCCCCGCAGGGTCAGCCGCAGCCCCGGTCCGTACCATCGGGCAGCATGCGCGGCTGTATGCCCTCTGCCGGTGCTCCTGTCCCCCGTCCGCAGGCAGCGTCGTACGCATCATATCCGGGCAGCATCGGTCCGGCGCCTTCCGCGCCGTCCGGTCCCCGCAGCCGCGTTCCCTCCGGAAATGTTTCACGGAAGCCTGCCGGCTTTACAAAATACCGCAATATCCTTTTCATTGCCGCTGCGGTCCTGGTCATCCTCCTGGTTGTGGTCTTTTCCGGAATAACCCGCCCGGCATCCGCCCCGGTCCGGGATGCGGTCCGTTCCACCGTGGAACTGAACTATAACGTCTTCTGCCCCGGTGTCTACGTGGACGGCCTTTCCCTCAGCGGCCTGACGGCAGATGAGGGATGGACCGCGGTCCGGAACCGGAGCCTGCAGCAGCTGAATGCCTGGCATGTGGATCTCACCTATAACGGCTTCACCAATACCATCACCGCCGCCGCCATCGGAATGGAACCGGACGTCTCGTCCGCGCTGGATGCCGCGTGGGAAATCGGGCACAATTACAACGGAAAGCGGAGCGACCGGGAACTGTATGACGAGATTGCCGCGGCTGCCGAAGAACCGCGTTATTTCTCCACCGGTCATACTTCCGGAAATGTGTCCCGGATTATTGATATTGTATACACCATCAAACAGAGTCTGGACCGTTCCCCGCAGAACGCGGAAATGACCGGTTTTTATCCGGACCGGGAGAACCCCTTTGAATATTCGGATGAAATTGCCGGCCTGAACCTGGATGCACAGGCGCTGGTGGATCGTATTGCGGATATGGCTGCTCGTCTGGAAAGCGGCACCCTGGCCATCGAACCGGAGCAGGTTGCGCCGGAGCAGACCAAAAACAGCATCAGCCTCCTGTACACAAAGCGCGGCGAAGCGGTAACGCAGATTTCCTCTTCCTCGGACGCATACCGGAATGACAATATCCGCCTCGCCTTTTCCCGGTTCAACGGATACCGGCTGGATCCGGGTGCCGTGTTCAGCTTTAACGGAATTGTCGGGGAGCGTTCAACGAAAAACGGATTCAATCCGGCGGAAGAATATGACCAGGGCGAGCATGTCATGGGAGTCGGCGGCGGTGTATGCCAGGCCAGCACCACGGTATATCAGGCTGCCGTAAGGGCCGGCCTGGAAGTCACAGACCGGTCCTATCATTCCGACAAGGTCAATTATACGGACTACGGCCTGGATGCCACCGTCTCCTGGGGCAGCAACCGGAAAGTCGACCTGAAGTTTGTCAACAATACGGATTCCCCCGTTTATATTGCCGCCAGGGTTGAACCCGGCAAAAACGGGAAAAACTCACTGCAGACGCATGTGATCATTTACGGCAGGGATCTGGGCGGTACGTCCTATGAAATCAAATCAGAGAAAACCGGGGAGCTGGTGGCCAGCGGCGGACCGAAATACATCAAGGACACCGAGGGGAAGTATGCCACCTATACCGATGAGCAGGTCTCCGTTTCCGATCCGAAGATGGGTTATGAATACATGACCTACCGGGAGGAATACCGGAACGGTCGTCTCATTGAGCGGAAGGAACTGGGCCGCTGCACGTATCCTGCGCAGCCGGAAAAAATATATGTCGGCGTGAAGAAGCGCTGA
- a CDS encoding extracellular solute-binding protein gives MRKLLAMILALVLTAGCALAEGPKAPDYILEGFDGENSGVIWETNLFFTRMQEKTGISFQFRQEATADGWTNRKKEIARGENLPDVLFKAELTTEETAQMAKDGILIDLKPYLEQYAPDLWAILQANPEYLAAITLPDGKIAALPAFNRLQNNDLMWINRTWLNRLQLKAPTTADELTEVLRAFKTQDPNGQNGADEIPLAFIGMWELRFLGHAFGIIDNDYYMAVEDGNVVSHLDSEQNRAFLSWLHTLWDEKLLDQNGFSIADALRQITDDKKAIPYGLIMGPTPLTTIPVSALGQYDILMPLKADGKQEYRDLPGDLIPGTFAITSACREPEKLVAWVNILYTREGSSMAQYGLEGEEYSWREDGLWEWNEDLNTVANYILKEKTISGGTAAPGIELEDFQLKYSDEATRRNIEMMAEAKQYSVKPFPAVVLNEEDAAEIARIQKELGRYAEKTMACFVTGDIPLDDENWKAFCDRVHELGLDDAKAIWQKYVTKGNE, from the coding sequence ATGCGGAAACTGCTCGCGATGATCCTGGCGCTTGTGCTGACGGCCGGCTGCGCGCTGGCGGAAGGGCCCAAGGCGCCTGACTATATCCTGGAAGGATTCGACGGTGAAAACTCCGGGGTCATATGGGAAACAAACCTGTTCTTTACGAGAATGCAGGAAAAAACCGGAATCAGCTTCCAGTTCCGCCAGGAAGCCACTGCGGACGGCTGGACGAACCGGAAAAAGGAAATTGCCCGGGGTGAAAACCTGCCGGATGTGCTGTTCAAAGCGGAACTGACGACCGAAGAGACCGCCCAAATGGCGAAGGACGGGATCCTGATTGACCTGAAACCGTACCTGGAGCAGTATGCGCCGGATCTGTGGGCGATCCTGCAGGCGAATCCGGAATATCTGGCGGCCATCACCCTGCCGGACGGCAAAATCGCGGCGCTGCCCGCGTTCAACCGGCTGCAGAACAATGACCTGATGTGGATCAACCGGACCTGGCTGAACCGGCTGCAGCTGAAGGCTCCGACCACCGCGGATGAGCTGACCGAGGTGCTGCGGGCATTCAAAACGCAGGATCCGAACGGACAGAACGGGGCGGATGAGATTCCGCTGGCGTTTATCGGCATGTGGGAGCTGCGCTTCCTGGGGCATGCCTTCGGAATCATCGACAATGACTATTATATGGCCGTTGAGGACGGGAATGTGGTTTCGCACCTGGATTCGGAGCAGAACCGCGCGTTCCTCAGCTGGCTGCATACGCTTTGGGATGAAAAACTGCTGGACCAGAACGGCTTCAGCATCGCGGATGCCCTGCGGCAGATTACCGACGACAAAAAGGCGATTCCCTACGGCCTGATTATGGGCCCGACCCCGCTGACCACTATTCCGGTTTCCGCGCTGGGACAGTATGACATCCTGATGCCGCTGAAGGCAGACGGAAAACAGGAATACCGGGACCTTCCCGGGGACCTGATTCCGGGAACGTTCGCGATCACGAGCGCCTGCAGGGAGCCGGAGAAGCTGGTGGCCTGGGTGAATATCCTGTATACGCGGGAGGGATCCTCCATGGCCCAGTACGGCCTGGAGGGAGAAGAGTACTCCTGGCGGGAAGACGGCCTGTGGGAGTGGAACGAAGACCTGAATACGGTTGCAAACTATATCCTGAAGGAAAAGACGATCAGCGGCGGAACCGCGGCGCCGGGAATCGAGCTGGAGGATTTCCAGCTGAAGTATTCGGATGAAGCCACCCGCCGGAATATCGAAATGATGGCGGAAGCAAAGCAGTACAGCGTAAAGCCGTTCCCGGCCGTCGTGCTGAATGAGGAAGACGCCGCGGAGATTGCGCGGATCCAGAAGGAACTGGGAAGGTACGCGGAAAAGACTATGGCCTGCTTTGTGACCGGCGACATTCCGCTGGATGATGAAAACTGGAAGGCGTTCTGCGACCGCGTGCATGAACTGGGGCTGGATGACGCGAAAGCCATCTGGCAGAAGTATGTGACAAAGGGGAATGAATGA
- a CDS encoding galactokinase produces MIRKLESPEAAEQLRKLYGSGEETIRFQRERYARLIRSYEEQFGAKDGIRLISAPGRTEIGGNHTDHNRGRVLAAAVSLDTLCAVTPQDDLKVCFRSEGYPAIEMDLTDLAVHPDEAGTTAALIRGVAAGMKEAGYRIGGFDAAVTSTVAGGSGLSSSAALEVMLTGVLDALYNRFDMPYALRARISQKAENAYFGKPSGLLDQMASAAGGLVTVDFRDTDKPEARALQYDFAKKGYSLVVVATGGSHADLTDCYAAIPAEMKAVAAYYGKPYLRGLTAEQLIADMDGLRKQVSDRALIRAFHFIAEDARVPEQVKALEEDRMEDFLRLIIDSGRSSFMYLQNIYARETEQSLSLALCMAEQMLRGRGAWRIHGGGFAGTTLNFVPEDLLTSFKAAMDRTFGRGAAIALGIRPVGAAELKL; encoded by the coding sequence ATGATCCGGAAACTGGAATCGCCGGAGGCGGCGGAACAACTGCGGAAACTATACGGATCCGGTGAGGAGACGATCCGGTTCCAGCGGGAACGGTATGCCCGGCTGATCCGTTCCTATGAGGAACAGTTCGGCGCAAAGGACGGCATCCGGCTGATCAGTGCGCCCGGGCGGACCGAGATCGGCGGAAACCATACCGACCACAACCGCGGACGGGTCCTGGCCGCAGCCGTCAGCCTGGATACGCTGTGCGCCGTGACTCCCCAGGATGACCTGAAGGTGTGCTTCCGCAGCGAAGGATATCCGGCAATCGAGATGGACCTTACCGACCTGGCGGTCCATCCGGACGAGGCGGGAACCACTGCGGCCCTGATCCGCGGTGTTGCCGCCGGGATGAAAGAGGCTGGGTACCGTATCGGCGGATTTGACGCGGCGGTGACATCCACTGTGGCCGGCGGGAGCGGCCTGAGCAGCTCCGCCGCGCTGGAGGTGATGCTGACCGGCGTGCTGGACGCACTGTACAACCGGTTTGATATGCCGTACGCGCTGCGCGCGCGGATCAGCCAGAAGGCGGAGAACGCCTACTTCGGCAAGCCGAGCGGACTGCTGGACCAGATGGCCAGCGCAGCCGGCGGACTGGTGACAGTTGATTTCCGGGATACGGACAAGCCGGAAGCCCGGGCGCTCCAGTATGATTTCGCGAAGAAAGGGTATTCCCTGGTGGTGGTCGCGACCGGCGGTTCCCATGCGGACCTGACGGACTGCTATGCTGCGATTCCCGCGGAGATGAAGGCTGTGGCCGCATATTACGGCAAACCTTACCTGCGGGGGCTGACCGCGGAACAACTGATCGCCGACATGGACGGCCTGCGGAAGCAGGTATCCGACCGGGCGCTGATCCGGGCGTTCCACTTTATCGCGGAAGACGCCCGCGTTCCGGAACAGGTGAAGGCCCTTGAGGAAGACCGGATGGAAGATTTCCTGCGGCTGATTATCGACAGCGGCCGTTCCAGCTTTATGTACCTGCAGAATATCTACGCCCGCGAGACGGAACAGAGCCTGAGCCTGGCCCTGTGCATGGCGGAGCAGATGCTGCGCGGCCGCGGCGCGTGGCGGATCCACGGAGGCGGATTCGCGGGAACAACGCTGAACTTCGTGCCGGAGGACCTGCTCACATCCTTTAAGGCCGCCATGGACCGTACCTTCGGACGGGGCGCGGCAATCGCGCTGGGCATCCGGCCGGTGGGCGCGGCGGAACTGAAACTGTGA